A DNA window from Impatiens glandulifera chromosome 7, dImpGla2.1, whole genome shotgun sequence contains the following coding sequences:
- the LOC124945918 gene encoding vesicle-associated protein 4-1-like produces the protein MSVAAVAADPRKSHSERVRKKMWRFCPLWQSPSSSSSDAAAAAAAHNIHTSTSSHTRIENAALPSSNSLLSLARPFLPSRRRLRLDPATNLYFPYEPGKQVRSAVRIKNTSSKSHVAFKFQTTAPKSSYMRPPGGILAPRESIIATVFKYVEHPENNEKPLTQKSKAKFKIMSLKVKQGIEYIPELFEEQKDDVTVERILRVVFMDVERPGPAMEKLKRQLAEAEAAVEAHKKPPHLVDTNPPPPVRGGGGDGLIIDEWKERREKYLARQQVEGVDSV, from the exons ATGTCCGTGGCTGCTGTTGCTGCTGACCCTCGGAAATCTCACTCCGAGAGGGTGAGGAAGAAGATGTGGAGGTTCTGTCCCTTATGGCAgtcaccttcttcttcttcttctgatgctgctgctgctgctgctgcacACAACATACATACTAGCACTAGCAGCCACACTCGAATTGAAAACGCTGCTCTTCCATCTTCCAATTCTCTTTTATCACTTGCCAGACCGTTTCTTCCATCAAGGCGTCGCCTCCGTCTCGATCCGGCTACCAATCTATACTTTCCCT ATGAACCGGGAAAGCAGGTGAGAAGTGCTGTTAGGATTAAGAACACCAGCAGCAAGTCTCATGTGGCTTTCAAG tttCAAACAACAGCCCCAAAGAGCAGTTATATGCGACCGCCTGGAGGCATCCTTGCTCCTCGAGAAAGCATTATTGCAACAG TGTTCAAATATGTGGAGCATCCAGAGAACAATGAAAAACCATTAACTCAGAAAAGCAAGGCCAAGTTTAAGATCATGAGTCTAAAAGTCAAACAAGGGATTGAGTATATACCCGAGCTG TTTGAGGAGCAAAAAGATGATGTAACTGTAGAGAGGATATTGCGTGTGGTGTTCATGGATGTAGAGCGGCCTGGTCCT gCAATGGAGAAGTTAAAAAGGCAGCTGGCAGAGGCAGAGGCTGCTGTTGAAGCACACAAGAAACCACCTCATTTGGTGGACACAAATCCTCCTCCACCAGTCCGAGGAGGAGGAGGGGATGGCCTTATTATAGACGAATGG aaagaacGAAGGGAGAAATACCTAGCAAGGCAACAGGTTGAAGGTGTAGATTCTGTGTAG
- the LOC124944999 gene encoding G-type lectin S-receptor-like serine/threonine-protein kinase At4g27290 isoform X1 codes for MYVCIGDLISSETNTIPFPFSPLHYLFLHGGGITRYIYIYIYMAINNIISSSSTLLLLLLLLFLLNLSSSFATTTEEDTITSTQTLTVNDALISSAGTFKLGFFNPPQSPNLYLAIWYNNLSDRTVVWVANRDTPPTLTTNSSSSTPLLLFSSPPANNLLLINAASSSSSNAAVLWSTNTTTTTTAHPSNTPVVAQLLDSGNLVLRHADNHDPAGYLWQSFDYPCDTLLPGMKIGRNLLTGKDWHLSSWKNTNDPSKGPFTYWLDIRGYPQFWGSNGSVPWFRSGPWNGEQFGGNPSLNKNNSIYKFDFVQSKEEIYYSFELLNSSVVSRFIINANGYVQRWTWVERRGWVLYLSRPVETCDTYAVCGPNGNCDVNISPICECLEKFEPRNAREWSMGDATKGCKRRVELSCGGGDDDGFYKYSGIKLPDTQGSWFNESMNLRECEVECLNKCNCTAYATLNITGGGCLHWFGDLIDTKKFTDNGQDIYIRVASSELLLLAGPGTTKPTSSRTRTRTRLVVGLSVGLTLLIIISIGIIILLSTLRRRHYLRLKHKGNLRHFLTQFHTKEDQRKDLEYFELTTVENATKGFSISNKLGEGGFGIVYKGKLEDGREIAVKRLSKESNQGFDEFKNEVLCIARLQHRNLVKLLGCCMEGEEKMLIYEYMPNKSLDYFIFDKSHGGILNWPKRWEIINGVARGLVYLHQDSRLRIIHRDLKASNILLDENMNPKISDFGMARSFRGDETEDNTRRVVGTYGYMPPEYALDGVFSIKSDVYSFGVLVLEIVCGKRNRGFFHLDHSHNLVGHAWMLLKEDKPLELLDEWVKSSCNNVFEEALRSIQVGLLCVQQHPADRPTMPSVVLMLGSTGPLPSPKQPGFFTQRNLPEVPLTAHCSTSSQHAFTSNQYTISEMLPR; via the exons atgtatgtatgtattgGGGATTTGATTTCTTCTGAAACAAACACTATACCTTTTCCCTTCTCTCCATTGCATTACCTTTTTTTGCATGGAGGAGGAATAACtagatacatatatatatatatatatatggccaTCAATAAtatcatctcttcttcttctacacTACTACTACTTTTACTTCTTCTCTTCCTCCTCAATCTCTCCTCCTCTTTCGCAACAACAACAGAAGAAGACACCATAACCTCCACCCAGACCCTCACCGTCAACGACGCCCTAATCTCCTCCGCCGGCACCTTCAAATTGGGTTTCTTCAATCCCCCACAATCCCCCAACCTCTACCTCGCCATCTGGTACAACAACCTATCGGACAGAACCGTCGTCTGGGTCGCAAACAGAGACACCCCCCCCACCCTCACCaccaattcttcttcttcaacccCCCTCCTCCTGTTTTCCTCACCGCCCGCTAACAACCTCCTCCTTATCAACGccgcctcctcctcctcctccaatgCCGCCGTCCTCTGGTCCACcaacaccaccaccaccactacTGCTCATCCATCCAACACTCCAGTTGTTGCCCAACTCCTCGATTCCGGTAACCTCGTCCTCCGACACGCCGACAACCATGACCCGGCCGGCTATCTTTGGCAGAGCTTCGATTATCCCTGCGATACCCTCCTGCCCGGGATGAAGATCGGCCGGAATTTACTCACCGGCAAGGACTGGCACTTATCCTCCTGGAAAAACACCAACGACCCATCCAAAGGCCCTTTCACATATTGGCTCGACATTCGCGGGTATCCCCAATTTTGGGGCAGCAACGGTTCTGTTCCATGGTTCAGGTCGGGACCCTGGAACGGGGAGCAATTCGGCGGAAACCCAAGTTTGAACAAGAACAACAGCATCTACAAGTTTGATTTCGTTCAATCAAAAGAAGAGATTTATTACTCGTTCGAGCTGCTAAACAGCTCGGTGGTGTCTAGATTTATCATAAACGCAAACGGATATGTTCAGAGATGGACATGGGTGGAGAGGAGGGGATGGGTGTTGTATCTGAGCAGACCGGTGGAGACGTGCGATACGTACGCGGTTTGCGGTCCCAACGGTAACTGCGACGTAAACATATCGCCAATCTGCGAGTGCTTGGAGAAATTCGAACCGCGAAACGCGAGGGAGTGGTCGATGGGGGACGCGACCAAGGGGTGCAAGAGGAGGGTTGAGTTGAGTTGCGGTGGTGGTGACGACGACGGGTTTTACAAGTATTCTGGAATAAAGTTGCCGGACACACAGGGGTCTTGGTTTAACGAGAGTATGAATTTGAGGGAATGCGAGGTTGAGTGCTTGAACAAGTGTAACTGTACGGCGTACGCCACTCTCAACATAACCGGAGGCGGCTGTCTGCATTGGTTTGGCGATCTCATTGATACCAAGAAGTTTACTGACAACGGCCAGGATATCTATATCAGAGTCGCCTCCTCTGAATTACTATTATTGG CTGGGCCTGGGACAACAAAACCAACTTCGTCCCGAACCCGAACAAGAACCAGACTTGTCGTGGGTCTATCGGTGGGATTGACGCTGCTAATAATAATAAGCATTGgtatcatcatattattatcTACACTTAGGAGACGCCACTATCTCCGTCTCAAGCACAAAG GAAATTTGAGACATTTTTTAACCCAATTTCACACCAAGGAAGACCAAAGGAAAGAtctagaatattttgaattgacCACTGTTGAAAATGCAACCAAAGGTTTCTCCATAAGCAATAAGCTTGGAGAGGGCGGGTTTGGCATTGTTTACAAG GGCAAGTTAGAAGACGGGCGAGAAATAGCTGTAAAACGGCTATCAAAGGAGTCAAATCAAGGATTCGACGAGTTCAAGAACGAGGTGCTATGTATTGCCAGGCTGCAACATAGAAACCTGGTAAAGCTTCTAGGATGCTGCATGGAAGGAGAAGAAAAGATGTTGATTTACGAATACATGCCCAACAAAAGCTTGGAttatttcattttcg ACAAAAGCCATGGAGGCATACTCAATTGGCCGAAACGGTGGGAGATAATCAATGGTGTGGCTCGAGGTCTTGTTTACCTGCATCAAGATTCCAGATTAAGAATAATCCATAGAGATCTGAAAGCCAGCAACATTTTGTTGGATGAGAACATGAATCCTAAGATATCAGACTTTGGCATGGCAAGGAGTTTTAGGGGAGATGAGACAGAAGACAACACAAGGAGAGTTGTGGGAACTTA TGGGTACATGCCTCCAGAGTATGCCTTGGACGGGGTTTTCTCTATCAAGTCGGATGTGTATAGTTTTGGGGTGTTGGTCCTAGAGATTGTGTGTGGGAAGAGAAACAGAGGATTCTTCCATTTGGATCACAGCCATAACCTTGTCGGacat GCATGGATGCTATTGAAAGAAGACAAACCTCTGGAGCTGCTGGACGAGTGGGTGAAGAGTTCATGCAATAATGTATTTGAAGAAGCATTGAGGTCAATCCAGGTGGGCCTTTTATGCGTCCAACAACATCCCGCAGACAGGCCTACCATGCCATCCGTCGTCCTCATGCTGGGGAGCACCGGGCCATTGCCTTCCCCAAAACAGCCCGGTTTTTTCACACAAAGAAACTTACCCGAGGTTCCTCTTACTGCTCATTGTTCCACTTCTAGCCAACATGCATTCACTTCCAACCAGTACACCATTTCTGAGATGTTGCcccgatga
- the LOC124945000 gene encoding universal stress protein PHOS32-like, whose protein sequence is MQQPQQTPSVPPESDLPSLAAIKVKYSHSRVPPQPSTPMAIASSTPTPTAGAQRRIGIAVDLSDESAFAVKWAVHHYLRPGDAVILLHVRPTSVLYGADWGSVDLSIVDTDHECHQKLEDDFDTFTTTKASDLAQPLLHAHIPFKIHIVKDHDMKERLCLEVERLGLSAVIMGSRGFGAIKRANSGRLGSVSDYCVRHCVCPVVVVRYPDDKDDDAVAAAASTANSLDDPKDS, encoded by the exons atGCAGCAGCCCCAACAAACCCCTTCGGTACCACCGGAATCCGACCTACCTTCCCTGGCCGCCATCAAGGTCAAATATTCCCATTCCCGTGTTCCTCCTCAACCCTCCACTCCCATGGCCATCGCCTCCTCCACCCCCACCCCTACTGCTGGTGCCCAGCGCAGGATCGGAATAGCTGTCGATCTCAGCGACGAGAGTGCTTTCGCCGTCAAGTGGGCTGTCCACCACTATCTCCGCCCCGGCGACGCTGTCATCCTCCTCCACGTCCGCCCCACCTCCGTCCTCTATGGTGCCGACTGGGGCTCTGTCGATCTCTCCATCGTCGATACTGACCACGAATGTCACCAGAAGCTCGAGGACGACTTCGACACCTTCACCACTACTAAGGCCTCCGACCTTGCCCAGCCTTTGCTCCACGCTCACATCCCCTTCAAAATCCACATTGTCAAAGACCACGACATGAAGGAGAGGCTCTGCCTCGAGGTCGAAAGGCTAGGCCTCAGCGCCGTTATTATGGGTAGCAGGGGTTTTGGCGCTATCAAGAGAGCAAACAGTGGGCGTCTCGGCAGTGTCAGCGATTACTGCGTTCGTCATTGTGTTTGTCCGGTTGTGGTCGTCCGTTATCCGGATGATAAAGATGATGAtgctgttgctgctgctgcttccACCGCCAACTCTTTGGATGATCCAAAAG ATTCCTAG
- the LOC124944999 gene encoding G-type lectin S-receptor-like serine/threonine-protein kinase At4g27290 isoform X2, producing MYVCIGDLISSETNTIPFPFSPLHYLFLHGGGITRYIYIYIYMAINNIISSSSTLLLLLLLLFLLNLSSSFATTTEEDTITSTQTLTVNDALISSAGTFKLGFFNPPQSPNLYLAIWYNNLSDRTVVWVANRDTPPTLTTNSSSSTPLLLFSSPPANNLLLINAASSSSSNAAVLWSTNTTTTTTAHPSNTPVVAQLLDSGNLVLRHADNHDPAGYLWQSFDYPCDTLLPGMKIGRNLLTGKDWHLSSWKNTNDPSKGPFTYWLDIRGYPQFWGSNGSVPWFRSGPWNGEQFGGNPSLNKNNSIYKFDFVQSKEEIYYSFELLNSSVVSRFIINANGYVQRWTWVERRGWVLYLSRPVETCDTYAVCGPNGNCDVNISPICECLEKFEPRNAREWSMGDATKGCKRRVELSCGGGDDDGFYKYSGIKLPDTQGSWFNESMNLRECEVECLNKCNCTAYATLNITGGGCLHWFGDLIDTKKFTDNGQDIYIRVASSELLLLAGPGTTKPTSSRTRTRTRLVVGLSVGLTLLIIISIGIIILLSTLRRRHYLRLKHKGNLRHFLTQFHTKEDQRKDLEYFELTTVENATKGFSISNKLGEGGFGIVYKGKLEDGREIAVKRLSKESNQGFDEFKNEVLCIARLQHRNLVKLLGCCMEGEEKMLIYEYMPNKSLDYFIFDKSHGGILNWPKRWEIINGVARGLVYLHQDSRLRIIHRDLKASNILLDENMNPKISDFGMARSFRGDETEDNTRRVVGTYGYMPPEYALDGVFSIKSDVYSFGVLVLEIVCGKRNRGFFHLDHSHNLVGHEVIMLLL from the exons atgtatgtatgtattgGGGATTTGATTTCTTCTGAAACAAACACTATACCTTTTCCCTTCTCTCCATTGCATTACCTTTTTTTGCATGGAGGAGGAATAACtagatacatatatatatatatatatatggccaTCAATAAtatcatctcttcttcttctacacTACTACTACTTTTACTTCTTCTCTTCCTCCTCAATCTCTCCTCCTCTTTCGCAACAACAACAGAAGAAGACACCATAACCTCCACCCAGACCCTCACCGTCAACGACGCCCTAATCTCCTCCGCCGGCACCTTCAAATTGGGTTTCTTCAATCCCCCACAATCCCCCAACCTCTACCTCGCCATCTGGTACAACAACCTATCGGACAGAACCGTCGTCTGGGTCGCAAACAGAGACACCCCCCCCACCCTCACCaccaattcttcttcttcaacccCCCTCCTCCTGTTTTCCTCACCGCCCGCTAACAACCTCCTCCTTATCAACGccgcctcctcctcctcctccaatgCCGCCGTCCTCTGGTCCACcaacaccaccaccaccactacTGCTCATCCATCCAACACTCCAGTTGTTGCCCAACTCCTCGATTCCGGTAACCTCGTCCTCCGACACGCCGACAACCATGACCCGGCCGGCTATCTTTGGCAGAGCTTCGATTATCCCTGCGATACCCTCCTGCCCGGGATGAAGATCGGCCGGAATTTACTCACCGGCAAGGACTGGCACTTATCCTCCTGGAAAAACACCAACGACCCATCCAAAGGCCCTTTCACATATTGGCTCGACATTCGCGGGTATCCCCAATTTTGGGGCAGCAACGGTTCTGTTCCATGGTTCAGGTCGGGACCCTGGAACGGGGAGCAATTCGGCGGAAACCCAAGTTTGAACAAGAACAACAGCATCTACAAGTTTGATTTCGTTCAATCAAAAGAAGAGATTTATTACTCGTTCGAGCTGCTAAACAGCTCGGTGGTGTCTAGATTTATCATAAACGCAAACGGATATGTTCAGAGATGGACATGGGTGGAGAGGAGGGGATGGGTGTTGTATCTGAGCAGACCGGTGGAGACGTGCGATACGTACGCGGTTTGCGGTCCCAACGGTAACTGCGACGTAAACATATCGCCAATCTGCGAGTGCTTGGAGAAATTCGAACCGCGAAACGCGAGGGAGTGGTCGATGGGGGACGCGACCAAGGGGTGCAAGAGGAGGGTTGAGTTGAGTTGCGGTGGTGGTGACGACGACGGGTTTTACAAGTATTCTGGAATAAAGTTGCCGGACACACAGGGGTCTTGGTTTAACGAGAGTATGAATTTGAGGGAATGCGAGGTTGAGTGCTTGAACAAGTGTAACTGTACGGCGTACGCCACTCTCAACATAACCGGAGGCGGCTGTCTGCATTGGTTTGGCGATCTCATTGATACCAAGAAGTTTACTGACAACGGCCAGGATATCTATATCAGAGTCGCCTCCTCTGAATTACTATTATTGG CTGGGCCTGGGACAACAAAACCAACTTCGTCCCGAACCCGAACAAGAACCAGACTTGTCGTGGGTCTATCGGTGGGATTGACGCTGCTAATAATAATAAGCATTGgtatcatcatattattatcTACACTTAGGAGACGCCACTATCTCCGTCTCAAGCACAAAG GAAATTTGAGACATTTTTTAACCCAATTTCACACCAAGGAAGACCAAAGGAAAGAtctagaatattttgaattgacCACTGTTGAAAATGCAACCAAAGGTTTCTCCATAAGCAATAAGCTTGGAGAGGGCGGGTTTGGCATTGTTTACAAG GGCAAGTTAGAAGACGGGCGAGAAATAGCTGTAAAACGGCTATCAAAGGAGTCAAATCAAGGATTCGACGAGTTCAAGAACGAGGTGCTATGTATTGCCAGGCTGCAACATAGAAACCTGGTAAAGCTTCTAGGATGCTGCATGGAAGGAGAAGAAAAGATGTTGATTTACGAATACATGCCCAACAAAAGCTTGGAttatttcattttcg ACAAAAGCCATGGAGGCATACTCAATTGGCCGAAACGGTGGGAGATAATCAATGGTGTGGCTCGAGGTCTTGTTTACCTGCATCAAGATTCCAGATTAAGAATAATCCATAGAGATCTGAAAGCCAGCAACATTTTGTTGGATGAGAACATGAATCCTAAGATATCAGACTTTGGCATGGCAAGGAGTTTTAGGGGAGATGAGACAGAAGACAACACAAGGAGAGTTGTGGGAACTTA TGGGTACATGCCTCCAGAGTATGCCTTGGACGGGGTTTTCTCTATCAAGTCGGATGTGTATAGTTTTGGGGTGTTGGTCCTAGAGATTGTGTGTGGGAAGAGAAACAGAGGATTCTTCCATTTGGATCACAGCCATAACCTTGTCGGacat GAAGTCATAATGTTGTTGTTGTAA
- the LOC124944559 gene encoding beta-glucosidase 25-like translates to MEPHFSLPPLFLLILMACCCCCTSSSSSSSSSSSLSRADFPDGFVFGTASSAYQFEGAVNEGNKGLSIWDTFIKLPGRILDFSNANTAVDQYHRFESDTELMKDLGMDAYRFSISWSRIFPNGTGEPNPQGIAHYNNFINVLLEKGIEPYATLYHWDLPQILEDRYEGWISKQIIKDFEHYAMTCFEAFGDRVKHWITFNEPHGMVIQGYDLGVQAPGRCSILGKILCKKGKSSVEPYIAAHHILLSHAAAYTTYQTHFKKSQGGVIGIALDSKWYEPLTDSEEDKDAAARAIDFSLGWFLDPILLGHYPVSMQNRVGQRLPKFGEKECRSLLGSIDFVGINHYTSLYARNDRYGIRKFVLRDAAADSGVITSASRHGIPIGERASSPWIHIVPWGIRKVANYVKDKYGNPPMMITENGMDDPNKAHITLEMALQDHKRIKFHSDYLSNVADAIREDKCDIRGYFVWSLLDNWEWNNGYNVRFGLYFVDYNNNLTRNPKSSVQWFKSMLTKLNVTTKHTNST, encoded by the exons ATGGAGCCACATTTCTCTCtcccccctctcttcttactaATTCTTATGGcatgctgctgctgctgcacatcatcatcatcatcatcttcatcttcatcttctttaagCAGAGCTGATTTCCCAGATGGTTTCGTGTTTGGAACCGCCTCTTCTGCTTACCAGTTTGAAGGTGCTGTTAACGAAGGAAACAAGGGACTTAGCATTTGGGACACCTTCATCAAACTTCCAGGCAGGATTCTTGATTTCAGCAATGCCAATACAGCAGTTGATCAATATCATCGCTTTgag AGTGACACAGAGTTGATGAAGGACCTGGGAATGGATGCGTACAGATTCTCTATATCATGGTCAAGAATTTTTCCAa ATGGAACAGGAGAGCCAAACCCTCAAGGAATAGCAcactataataattttataaacgtTCTACTTGAGAAag GGATTGAGCCTTATGCTACTCTGTATCATTGGGATCTTCCACAAATATTGGAAGATAGATATGAGGGGTGGATAAGCAAACAAATAAT AAAGGATTTCGAGCATTATGCAATGACATGCTTTGAAGCATTTGGAGACAGAGTGAAACATTGGATAACATTCAACGAGCCTCATGGTATGGTGATCCAAGGTTATGACTTGGGTGTGCAGGCTCCGGGGAGATGCTCCATTCTCGGCAAAATACTTTGCAAGAAAGGCAAATCATCCGTCGAGCCCTACATTGCAGCCCACCACATCCTTCTTTCCCACGCAGCTGCCTACACAACCTATCAGACTCATTTTAAG aAAAGTCAGGGCGGTGTGATTGGGATCGCCCTCGATTCGAAATGGTACGAGCCCCTCACGGACAGCGAAGAGGACAAGGACGCGGCTGCGAGAGCCATAGACTTTTCCCTAGGATGGTTCCTGGACCCGATCCTGCTGGGGCATTACCCCGTTTCCATGCAGAATCGGGTGGGGCAAAGGCTGCCAAAGTTCGGCGAGAAAGAGTGCAGATCGTTGCTGGGGTCGATAGACTTTGTGGGCATAAATCACTACACGAGCCTATACGCGAGGAATGACAGATACGGAATCAGAAAGTTTGTTCTTAGGGATGCTGCAGCAGACTCCGGGGTAATAACTTCAGCTTCCAGGCATGGAATTCCTATTGGAGAAAGA gCCTCTTCTCCATGGATTCACATTGTCCCGTGGGGCATAAGGAAAGTAGCAAACTACGTGAAAGACAAGTATGGAAATCCACCCATGATGATAACTGAAAAtg gcATGGATGATCCAAACAAGGCTCATATAACCTTAGAGATGGCTCTACAAGATCACAAAAGGATTAAATTTCACTCCGACTATCTTTCCAACGTAGCAGATGCCATAag ggaagACAAGTGTGACATAAGGGGATACTTCGTGTGGTCGTTGCTAGATAACTGGGAATGGAACAACGGATACAACGTTCGATTTGGACTATATTTTGTGGATTACAACAATAATCTTACCAGGAACCCAAAATCATCTGTCCAATGGTTTAAATCCATGTTGACCAAATTAAATGTTACAACAAAACATACCAACTCcacttaa
- the LOC124910340 gene encoding tRNA (guanine(37)-N1)-methyltransferase 1: protein MAMRLMLSSHFRLHTNFFLKPFPLCKTLPSLHLLHSAPVSASISTDQPLPTPYYGPSLHKGGKILNGGGGLLVDDDDREDDDDDLFDVTSFTRVFDLAALRVPSAVCFSLESRLRGHLLNWPRIRNIARVPGDEVEDDFVTLLGDNSPNDTNLLALNRRIYGKAEGDGEPLSPVLYRDKLARTFNTRGFFNFRNLAKLSRPPPPPSKKKKDNNGGGGGGGGGGGGGGGDGRESKNKGIRKNDLSSVELIEEEEEEEGQENGEDLSGLLGDSFKMSKWKGSTRLLLLDERYASKPLDDLPEAIKAVLNEGRKDEPTVFKIVRCKLTLFYNYWQANEILEVLLPNGMVIPSAFETVGHIAHLNLKDEHLPYKKMIAKVLLDKTKPMIQSVVNKVEAIHNDYRTMQLEVLAGNHSLVTTVVENGLRFHVDLATVYWNTRLGTERQRLLQCFTRDDVVCDVFAGVGPISISAAKKVKYVYANDLNPHAVEYLERNCFLNKVERKVQVFNMDGRRFIDAMFKNESLKSITQVVMNLPSDAAEYLDVFKEIYREKGKDEKMRFPRIHVYGFSKAEDPEFEFEERIRIALSDVSFSVEMRRVRLVAPGKWMLCASFILPESVAFGGGKEKRRREHHHHHQTHISSY from the exons ATGGCGATGAGGTTGATGTTGTCATCCCATTTCCGCTTGCATACCAACTTCTTTCTGAAGCCCTTCCCGCTATGTAAAACCCTCCCTTCCCTTCATCTCCTCCATTCTGCCCCCGTTTCCGCTTCCATTTCTACCGACCAACCCCTCCCCACCCCTTATTATGGACCATCGCTTCACAAGGGGGGTAAGATTCTCAACGGAGGAGGAGGACTAttggttgatgatgatgatagagAGGACGACGACGACGACTTGTTCGATGTCACCAGCTTCACTCGCGTCTTCGACCTGGCCGCCCTTAGAGTCCCCTCTGCTGTCTGCTTTTCCCTAGAGAGTCGCCTCCGCGGTCACCTCCTCAACTGGCCACGAATTCGCAACATTGCTAGAGTTCCCGGCGACGAGGTCGAAGATGACTTCGTCACTCTTCTCGGAGACAATTCCCCCAATGATACCAACTTGTTGGCTTTAAATAGGCGAATCTATGGAAAGGCCGAAGGAGACGGTGAGCCACTGTCTCCGGTGCTTTACAGGGATAAGCTCGCTAGGACGTTTAATACCCGGGGATTTTTTAACTTCAGGAACCTCGCCAAGTTGTCGaggccgccgccgccgccgtcgaagaagaaaaaagacaacaacggtggtggtggtggtggtggtggtggtggtggtggtggtggtggtgacgGGAGAGAGAGTAAAAACAAAGGGATTAGAAAGAACGACTTGTCCTCTGTCGAGctcattgaagaagaagaagaagaagaaggccaAGAAAATGGAGAAGATTTAAGTGGGTTGCTGGGAGATAGCTTCAAAATGAGCAAGTGGAAAGGATCGACGAGGTTGCTGCTCTTGGACGAGCGCTATGCTTCCAAACCTCTGGACGACCTACCCGAGGCAATTAAG GCAGTATTGAATGAAGGGAGGAAGGATGAGCCGACGGTTTTTAAGATAGTAAGATGCAAGCTGACGTTGTTCTATAATTACTGGCAGGCAAACGAG ATTTTGGAGGTCTTGCTTCCAAATGGTATGGTTATTCCTTCCGCCTTTGAAACTGTGGGACACATTGCCCACCTGAACCTGAAGGATGAACATCTCCCATATAAGAAGATGATTGCCAAA GTGCTATTGGATAAGACCAAACCAATGATACAATCAGTTGTCAACAAGGTTGAGGCAATCCATAATGACTATAGGACAATGCAACTTGAAGTTTTAGCTGGAAACCACTCTCTTGTCACTACTGTAGTCGAGAATGGATTGCGGTTTCATGTTGATTTAGCTACTGT GTATTGGAATACCAGGCTTGGAACTGAAAGGCAAAGACTTCTCCAATGTTTCACCCGCGACGATGTTGTTT GCGATGTATTTGCTGGTGTGGGTCCCATATCCATCTCAGCAGCCAAGAAGGTGAAATATGTGTATGCTAATGATTTGAACCCTCATGCGGTTGAGTACCTGGAAAGAAATTGCTTCCTGAACAAAGTTGAAAGGAAGGTTCAG GTTTTTAACATGGATGGGAGGAGGTTTATTGATGCGATGTTTAAGAATGAGAGCTTGAAGAGCATAACACAGGTGGTGATGAATCTACCCAGTGATGCTGCAGAATATCTAG ACGTATTCAAAGAGATATATAGAGAGAAGGGCAAGGATGAAAAAATGAGATTTCCGAGGATACACGTGTATGGGTTTTCGAAAGCAGAGGATCCAGAGTTTGAGTTTGAGGAG aGAATAAGGATTGCATTGTCGGATGTGTCATTTTCGGTAGAAATGAGGAGAGTTCGGCTAGTGGCTCCTGGGAAATGGATGTTATGTGCATCGTTTATTCTTCCTGAGAGTGTGGCATTTGGCGGTGGCAAGGAAAAAAGAAGGCGGgagcatcatcatcatcatcaaactcACATTTCTTCTTACTAG